Proteins found in one Sorghum bicolor cultivar BTx623 chromosome 1, Sorghum_bicolor_NCBIv3, whole genome shotgun sequence genomic segment:
- the LOC8082631 gene encoding rho GTPase-activating protein 7 codes for MSSAPVAGAAFERYQQQRGGGGAATANGNTVFKSGPLFISSKGIGWKSWKKRWFILTRTSLVFFKSDPSTLPQRGGEVNVTLGGIDLNNSGSVVVREDKKLLTVLFPDGRDGRAFTLKAETSEDLFEWKTALEEALAQAPNAALVMGHNGIFRNDTADTYEGAIPNWREKRPIKSLVTGRPILLALEDIDGSPSFLEKALRFLEKHGIKVEGILRQAADVEEVDRRLQEYEQGRTEFSADEDAHIVGDCVKHVLRELPSSPVPASCCTALLEAFRLETKDARINAMRSAISETFPEPNRRLLQRILKMMHTIASHTSENRMTASAVAACMAPLLLRPLLAGECEMDEVFDMDGDDSAQLLAAANAANSAQGIVATLLEEYDGIFHDEHLRCSLSPESQIEDSGTEASTDDGNLDAKGNGFHDAENDVDQEMDDDNGVERILSGKLSESSGYAGSDLYDYKAVNAEESYTERPVEVLEGNLNLSKVQNSRSTENGSANVDTLLSENNPSNPAVGHETLSMGEILSSFDPGISVPSQSSEYSVERQSNKMNGSHPHVKRSNFWGRNNARKSQNSESVDSSGEEELAIQRLEIAKNDLQNRIAKEARGNAILQASLERRKQALHERRLALEQDVSRLQEQLQAERDLRAALEVGLSMSSGQFSSARSMDVKTRAELEEIALAEADVARLKQKVAELHLQLNQQRQHQYGSVVDANDRHHRLPGHFSQQNFVQQGFDMNLAFCNQEKQRNEENSVESSQWRNIKQHVLPYGSSRPLTRKLSFDASSSESRGTEASTSMSTENTSVSINVPKLAEGIEFGRQPMVTSSTLVELTTRLDFFKERRSQLMEQLHSLDLGRGSAPQGFPYKPPSPWNHPRRIAP; via the exons ATGTCGTCTGCGCCGGTGGCGGGGGCGGCGTTCGAGCGGTACCAGCAGCAGCGCGGAGGTGGCGGCGCCGCGACGGCCAACGGCAACACG GTTTTCAAGAGTGGGCCTCTTTTCATATCATCCAAAG GGATTGGATGGAAATCATGGAAGAAACGTTGGTTCATCCTCACACGAACATCATTGGTTTTCTTCAAGAGTGATCCT AGTACCTTGCCCCAGAGAGGTGGTGAAGTGAATGTTACTCTAGGAGGGATTGATTTGAACAATTCTGGGAG TGTGGTAGtcagagaagacaagaagttgttGACCGTCCTTTTCCCAGATGGCCGTGATGGTCGTGCATTTACTCTTAAG GCAGAAACATCTGAAGATTTGTTTGAGTGGAAAACAGCATTGGAAGAAGCTCTTGCACAAGCTCCAAATGCAGCTCTTGTGATGGGACATAATGGGATATTTCGTAATGACACAGCTGACACATATGAAGGAGCTATTCCAAATT ggagagagaagaggccgatcaagtcattggtgacAGGCAGGCCaattctgcttgcacttgaggATATTGATGGCAGCCCTTCTTTTTTAGAAAAAGCCCTGCGCTTTCTTGAGAAACATG GAATAAAAGTGGAAGGAATTTTAAGGCAGGCTGCAGATGTGGAAGAAGTTGACAGGAGGTTGCAAGAATATGAACAAG GAAGGACCGAGTTTTCAGCAGATGAGGATGCTCACATTGTCGGTGACTGTGTAAAG CATGTTCTCCGAGAGCTACCATCATCCCCCGTGCCTGCTTCTTGCTGTACAGCATTGTTGGAAGCGTTTC GCCTGGAAACTAAGGATGCTAGGATAAATGCTATGCGTTCAGCTATATCTGAGACATTTCCTGAGCCCAATCGGAGGTTGTTGCAGAG aattttaaaaATGATGCACACCATTGCATCTCACACTTCTGAAAATCGAATGACTGCATCGGCAGTTGCTGCCTGTATGGCGCCTCTTTTGTTGCGTCCACTTCTGGCTGGTGAATGTGAGATGGATGAGGTATTTGATATGGATGGTGACGATTCTGCTCAGCTTCTTGCTGCAGCAAACGCCGCAAACAGTGCTCAAGGAATTGTCGCAACTCTCTTGGAGGAATATGATGGCATTTTTCAT GATGAACACCTCAGATGTTCCTTGTCACCTGAGTCTCAAATTGAAGATAGTGGTACTGAAGCATCAACTGATGATGGGAATTTGGATGCCAAGGGCAATGGATTTCATGATGCAGAAAATGATGTAGATCAAGAAATGGATGATGACAACGGTGTGGAGCGTATACTTAGTGGAAAATTGAGTGAGAGCAGTGGATATGCTGGCAGCGACCTCTATGACTACAAG GCAGTCAATGCTGAAGAGTCATACACTGAACGCCCTGTGGAGGTGTTGGAAGGAAATTTGAATTTGAGCAAAGTACAAAATAGCCGTTCAACTGAAAACGGTTCTGCGAATGTGGACACCTTACTCAGTGAAAACAATCCTTCTAATCCAGCAGTTGGTCATGAGACTCTGTCTATGGgggagatcctttcttcttttGATCCTGGAATTTCTGTTCCGAGCCAAAGTTCTGAATATTCTGTAGAGAGACAGTCAAACAAAATGAATGGATCTCACCCACATGTGAAGCGGAGTAACTTTTGGGGGAGGAATAAC GCAAGGAAGAGCCAAAATTCAGAATCAGTCGATTCATCTGGAGAAGAAGA GCTTGCTATTCAAAGGCTCGAGATTGCGAAGAATGATCTGCAAAACAGAATTGCCAAAGAG GCTAGAGGGAATGCAATTCTACAGGCGAGTTtggaaagaagaaaacaagCGCTACATGAACGCAGATTGGCTTTGGAACAGGAT GTCTCCAGGTTGCAAGAACAGCTACAAGCTGAGAGGGATCTGCGAGCTGCATTGGAGGTTGGCTTGAGCATGTCTTCTGGACAGTTTTCAAGTGCTCGTTCGATGGACGTGAAG ACAAGGGCAGAGCTTGAGGAGATTGCTCTCGCTGAAGCTGATGTTGCAAGGTTAAAACAGAAGGTTGCAGAGCTTCACCTCCAACTCAATCAACAACGTCAACACCAGTATGGCTCTGTAGTGGATGCAAATGATCGTCATCACCGCCTTCCTGGTCACTTCTCACAGCA AAACTTTGTTCAACAAGGATTTGATATGAACCTTGCTTTCTGCAATCAAGAGAAGCAAAGAAATGAG GAGAATTCGGTGGAGTCATCACAATGGAGAAACATCAAACAGCATGTGCTACCTTATGGTTCTTCGAGGCCACTCACACGAAAGCTTTCATTTGATGCCTCCTCAAGTGAATCAAGAGGCACAGAAGCCTCAACAAGTATGTCAACAGAGAACACCTCTGTGTCCATCAATGTCCCAAAGTTGGCAGAG GGCATTGAATTTGGGAGGCAACCAATGGTCACATCCTCCACATTGGTAGAACTAACAACTAGACTAGATTTCTTCAAGGAGCGAAGGTCGCAACTGATGGAACAACTTCATAGTCTTGATTTAGGACGTGGATCTGCTCCTCAGGGTTTTCCTTACAAGCCACCCTCTCCTTGGAACCACCCAAG GAGAATAGCTCCTTAA